The stretch of DNA GCAAAGGGGCTGAGGTCCCCGGAGAGAATCGCCTCATAAAACTGCGCCAGGGCTTCATCCCGGGGCACGGCCGGGTCCATCAAAACGGTCCGGTTTGCCACATCCAGCTTCAAGGCGGGCAGACCCCGGGCCGACTGGGCGGTCATGTCTTCGAGATAACCCAATTGGACCATTTGCGGCCAATAGGGTATCTGGGGCAAGGTTTCCAGAATCAAGGCCACGGTCTCCCGGGCGTCGGTGAAAGGCACCGAACCAATGCCGGTAGCGGCCAGGGGGGCGAGGCCGGACATAGTCTCCTCCCGATTGTTTGCCTAAACCTATTATGTTTCCCGGACCTTGTCAATAGCGTCCCATCGGCTCCTCGAAGCCATACCTGCACGTTAACCAAGACCTCCTCCTGTGCCCCCTTGGCCAACCGGGCGCAACACCAGGCATCGGCTTTCCTGGAAAGTGGGGACCAAGCGGCCCTCTATCTGCCTGAGATAGCCCTGGTCTCTGGACGATGCCACGCGGCCCCGGGTAATTTTTTTAACTTTAAATGCTGCTCTGGTAGCAATTTTGTTGCATCTGTGGAAATTTTCAGGCAATATCTTGCACAGAAGTCCTGTGGGGGGAAACATGACTTCACCGAGTGCGACGGTTGAGACCCAAAAAGTCGGGGGAGGCTATAAGCTCCTGGGGTGGATTGCATTGCCCCTGGGGGTGGTCTTGGTTCTGGTCCTGTTCAGCCATCGGGGTCTATACCAGATGTATAGCTTGGGGCATGAGCGGCAACGGTTAGAAAAGGAAAACGCCCGTCTAGCCGCTGAAAATGCCCGCCTGGCCCGCACCATCGACCGTCTGCAGCACGACCCGGTATTGATTCAGGACCTCATTCGCCAGGAACTCAATTTCGTCAAGAAAAACGAAATTATTTTCCAGTTCCCTCCGGAAAAACCAGCCGTGGCGCCGCTAGACCCGGCCAGCGGCAGCATTGATCCGGCGTCGACTCAGGTTCAGACTATTTCTGCCAGAAAAGTCGTGAAGTCTCAATGGGTTTCTCCACCGGCGGACGGTCCTAAGAACAAGCGCGCCAGCCGCCGACGGGAATGAGCCCTCCCGGTAGCGAACCTCTGAAAATCTCGCAGAGCCCTTTTCGCCCCTGACGGCTCGGGGCCGGGCCGGTGCTCTCGGCAACTCATCTTAATAGACAAGGAAAGCTAGACGTATGTATTCAACCGCGGAATTCAAAAAAGGTTTGAAGGTCGAAATGGACGGCATACCCTACACGATCGTAGACTTCCAGCACGTCAAGCCCGGCAAAGGCGGGGCCTTCGTGCGCACCAAGCTTAAAAGCCTGCTATCCGGCCGGGTTATAGATCAGACGTTTCGTTCCGGCGAAAAAGTCAAAAAGCCGGACCTCGTGGAGCGGGATATGCAATTTCTCTACCGTGAGGGTGACAGGTTCTCCATGATGGACAACGAGAACTATGACCAGATCATGCTCACCGAGGAGCAGGTGGGGGAGGCGCGGCTCTACCTGATAGATAATCTGGACGTCAAGGTCCTCTTTTTCAACCAACAGCCCGTAGGCGTGGAGATTCCCATGTTCGTGGAACTGGAAGTGACTCAGACCGAACCCGGGCTCAAGGGCGATACCGCGGCAGGCGGCACCAAGCCCGCCACTTTAGAAAGCGGGGCGGCCATCCTGGTGCCACTGTTTATCAACGAGGGTGACCGGGTTAAGGTGGATACCCGCACCGGCAACTATATTGAGCGGGTTAAATAATAGCGGGTTGCTTTTATGAAACGATTTTTGCTAGCCGCGGGCCCTTAAAAACCTGCGCCTCATGCGACCTTATAAAAAAATAAAAAGACTGCCGTTTAGACCAGCTTGACCAAGACGAGGTAACGCTTGACTCCGAAGCGCCTGGCCTTCTGTTGGCTGTCCAGATATATGTCCACCTTCTTATGCCACCGGGAGGCCATGCGGTCCTGGAATTCATAGACCCCCATCCCGTGCAACAGTAACCGGTTGCCAAAACGCAAATCCAGGTTTCTCTCCAAATCGCGGCTAACTGCCAATACCCCCCGCTTAACCCGCTGCCCCGAAGAAGTAATGCCTTTACTGCCGGGACAATGATGATAAGCTGTTGCCGTAACAATCGACATGGTGACGCACACGGTAGGTTGCGGTGTCGCCAATATCCCCACCGCTAAGAGACAGAATATCGTAATCGCCATTTTTTTCATGGTTCCCTCGCTTTTGGACGCAATTATAGGGAGCTGGCGGATGGTTGGGGAATGGTAAAGACGGGAACTGCCAGGAACTCGTAAGGGCCGTGGCCCGGGATTGCTTCGATAGTTTATTGCGCCTGCGTTTCGGGCGAACGCCTCAAGGAAACGTTCCTCTTCGGCTTATCTGCCACCCGCTCTCAGGTTCCCATCCCCATCATCCAATGGTGAAGTGCACTATCTTCTGCACACCCAAGTGAGCTGATTCGATTTCCGGTATATTTACCCTGGTTAAAACTTGCTGTCAAGGATTATTTTTTACAATTAGTATAACTTGTTGTTATTTATAGATAAATTTAATAGAACATATTGTTCTTTTTTTCTCAATGGCGGGTGCTAAAAATTATAGGGGCTATTCTATGGATAAGTGGGTAGCTTTTGCAGGTTTGAGCCTCTTTCCGATTTCAAGTGGGGGATTTTTGTATGCCAGGAGGTCATTTCGGTTAGTACGTTTATAATGTACTTTTAATCTGTTTATTCAATAGGTTAGTCAACTTTAATTATTCCGGCTTTTTCCGCTTCAGGGTGACCAGGCCTTCCCGCCCTTTATTCGACACCGAGGGCTGGTGGCACAGGCGTCTCGCCTGTGCAGACGCAGGCTAAAGCCTGCGGCTACCTGCAGAAAAGCAACAAAAAAAAGGAGCGTCAGGGCCTCTGGCCCGACGCTCCCCCGATTCATTTCACGGCCCGCAACCTGCGGGTGATTATACCTTTCAGGAGCCCCCGAAACCGATGCTCAGTTTCTCACCCTGCACCAAGACCGGCACCCGGCGGTTGCCGTCGGTGAGCTCGAGCATCTCTGCCAGGGCCTGGGCATCTTCTTGAACGTCCCGATAAATGACCGTCAAGCCTTCCTTGGTCTTGGCCTCCCGGGCCTTCCGGGTAAATGGTCAGGTTTTTTTGCCGAAGATGGTGATCTCTGTGGTCATAGCCCTTCTCCTTAATGGGGGAGGTCCACGTAATAGACCTTGATAAAGAGAAAATCCACCAAATTCAAAAATACCAGGGGTCTTTCCGAAACGGTGTACTGCACCCCTTCAAACCGGGGGCTCACCTTTTCCCTGATGTGCTTCATGACCTTATCGATAACCTGAGGGTCATTGGGACAGGCGAGCTTCAGGAAGTTCTGAAACACCGTCACATCGCGCAGCGCTAAAGCTTGCGTCTCTTGACGCAACTTCACCCGCAGGGGTTTCAAAGCTTCATCAAAGAAATCGCCAATGTCCTCGTATTTCGTCTTGATTTTCGCGAAACTCCATTGGCGCAAACCCTGGTATTCGCTGGCGGTTTGGCTTTGGAGTTTGTCCGTGGTGAGCATGATTATGGAAATGTTGGGCGTATTCGGGACATTGGCCGGCAGATAGGCGATCTTCACCGCTAACTCAGGATACTTGCTATTGGTGAGGATAAAATCGCGGCTGAGGCGTGACCCCGGGCGATCATACCGGTTGGACTCAGACACCCGCCAGCCATCAGTTTCCAAACCCTGGAACAGGTTAGCGGCCTTAGGCATTAAACTGCGCAGTTCGGTAAAGCTGCCGGGGGCCGCGCTGCCCGGGGGTTCCCGATAACTTTGCTCATCGGTGCTGGCCTCCGGGGGCTCAGGCGTTGGCTCTCTTTGCACCTCTTCCCCGGGTCCAGGCAGGGAAGCCGCGGGTTCTGGCGACGCCGGCGTGGCAAGCCGGGCCTGTACCGGCGGTACCTTGAGATCCGGGTTCAAGCCCAGAATAAAAAAGGTCTGCCCCGCCCCGCCCGGCCGGCTCTTCTGCCAATAGGTGTAGGGTCTCTCGGGAAAAAGATCCAGGATGATGCGCACCCCGCCTTTGGCCGAATGGGTTTCGGTAACCACCTGCTGGACTAAAGACTCATCGCCCTCCAGATGGGTAGGCAGCTGTCCCGCTCGAGCTTGCGGGAAGTCCACCACCAATTGCGGTTTGCCTGCCACGTTCTGAGTACTCACCAGGGGCGACGCGGCCCGGTCCAGGACCACGGTTAGGAGCGTATTCTCCCCCACCTTGCTCAGCCCCAGACGCCGCACTTCCACCCCGCCGCCGGCCCCCCAGACGGGTTGCACCAGGCAAACCAACGCCGCGAGCAGCCAAACGAACCTTCTGCCCGGTTTATCGGCCAAGCTCTGCATACCGGTAATGCTTTTACCCTCCTTCCCCGACCCGCAGGAACACCACACAGGCGCCAGGGGGACATCCAGGGTGCCACTCACCGCTCATATCCGCAGACAACGTTTTGCCACCTTCGCTGGGGGTGACGATGAGGATGGCGCCGGTTTTGGTGTAAATCCAGATCTTGTCGTCATTTATCACCCAGGTGAACTCAACGGTTTTCCCCGCCAGCGACCAGGTCCCCTTGCCGTCCTCTTTGAGGTCGAGAGTGATGTTGCCTTTACCGGCGAAGGGCTGCGCAGATTTATACGTCCCGGCGAACTTAGCCCGAGACTCCCCACAGCCTCCCAGAACCAGCCCCATCATCATCAGACCCAAAACTACAGCCACGGTAAGAAATTTTTTCTTCATATCTTTCTGTCCCGCAAGATGAACCCTCCCCGATCCAGCACGAAAAACCGATCGTAGAGGTAGATTTGGATGCACATGATCACCATGCCAGTATTCTTCATAACCTTCAGCCAGTTGACCGGCTCACCCACTTCGCCGACACAGCCGCAGTTGATGGGCATATGATGCAAAATGGCATTAACCAGTCCCACAATGAAGATGATATTCATGGCGGCGATAAGCGTGGCCGCAGCCCTGGTGCGGATGCCCAGGATCAGGAACAGCCCGCACACCAACTCGGCCCACGGCAAAGCCAGGGACCACAGGTTCACGCCGAACCAGGGCATCATATCGTAATCCACCACGTTCAAGGCAAAGACCGCGGGCCGCAAGATTTTGCTCAACGCGAACGAAATGAAGATGGCCCCCAAAAGCACCCGGCAGAACATCGCTAGATATGGGCTGCGCCGGATGGGCGGAATCAGGATAAGCAAGAACATGCTCACCGGTATCCACTCAAGCAGGCCCGGCAGACCCAGCGGCATGGTGGGAGCCGGCTGGGGCGACTTCTTTTCTATGGGAAAAACCTTCGTCCAGGCCCCGTAATCTTGCATCACCACCACGTGCTTTAAACGCTTGCTGATCAATAAACGGGCCAGATCGACGTCCATGCGGCGGCTCAAGGTGCCGCCGTAGACAATCAGGGTTTTGTCCATATCCCCCGGCGTCTGCTCCAGGGTGAACTGGAACATGGGGAACATAATATCGAATAAGATCTCCGGCAGATTCTGGGCGCCCTTGATGTGTTCCTGCGCATAGAAGGCGGTTTTCCTGGCATCAACGAAAATGGCCTTATGCTCCCGGGCTAAGGCCACGGCCTGGTCTGTCGTAATCTCGGGCACGGCAGGTAAGCCCCAACCGTGAATCAGGGGAATCCGGTTATCGTTGTAAATGTTAAAAACTAGGGCGAGAATGAGGCTCAACCCCATCATCAGGACATAATCGAAGTAAGAAACCTGCCGCAGCTTGACCTGGTGCACCGTTTCGGTTTCCAGGCGGCTGTCCCCGGCCACCAGCCAGTCGGCCAACTGCTGAATGATATGCCGGGACAACTGAGGATTCTGGTCTAGCAAGCGGTCGAATTCTTCCTTGGAAACCTTGATCAGTTTTGAGTCCACCGCGGCCTCAACCGAGGCCGTACGGGGCCTTCCGGTGACCAGGGCCACTTCTCCGAAATAGCTGCCGGCCCGCAACTCGGTCAACTCGGTCCGAATCCCTTCGGAGGTTTCCCTAAAGACCCGCACTGAACCGGCTTGGATGACGTAGAAAAATTCCGGCGTCTCTCCCTGGCTCACAAGCCGCGTGCCCGCGGGCACATTCACCTCATGCCCTAATTGACAAAGCTTGAGCCCTGCCTCTACTGCTCCTGTCGGTTTTTTCGGTGCCTCCATGCTGTCTTTCCTATGGGTTGAGGTCTAAGGTTGCCGAGCCGATGTGCGAACACTTACGAAAAAAATACGAAAAACCCAAAAATCCTGACTTCTGTCTTTTACCATAAGATGATGAAGATGTGAACTCCGCCTTAAACTTCCAGGCGCAAAATAATTGCTCCGGACCTGCTTGCCGCCTCAGCGTTGAACTCCTAAAACTACCGCAATCAAAAAAAACCGGTGGCACAGGCGTCTCGCCTGTGCAAGAGCAGGCTTAACATACATGGCCGAACGTGGCCACCCTTGAAGGATGAAAATCCCCCCCCTTCCCCTTTATAAAAGGTAGGGGATTTTAAAAGTACTCCTTTTGGAAAAGGGGGATTTAGAAGGATTTGGGCCTTCACGGCATTGCCTGCCGCTCCCAAACATAAATATAGAGCAGCCAGGTCAGGTCAATTTCTCAATTTGAGAAATTTTTATCAAGCTTCCCGGCCATTCTCTCAAGGAGAGAAATTCGCGGCCATCTCTTGGCGCGGGAAATTTCGTGTAAATTAATTCATTGTTAATTCAAGCAGTTATGGCCCCTCTTTTTCAGCCAACTTGGCAAGCCAATTGCATCTCTAAAAAATGCATCCTGAGTGCGCTTGAATTATTTTGCCATTACACGAGGAACTTAACTATATGCGAACCACCACCTCTGCCTTTCCCTGGACTCAGGTGAAATGGCGCTCCAAAGAGGAACAGCGAGTCCAAACCATTGACCTGGCCCTCAAGATTTTAGTGCCGCTCATCTTGTCGGTCTGTTTGGTAGTTGCCCTGAAGGTAGGCTCATTTAACGGTTATATCAATCTATTGAGCCGCCAGAGCTTCGGCTCCCCCCTGATGGCCCTGGGGGCCGGCTTCACCCTGATCTACCTGGCCTTCCAACTGGTGCGCACTGTCTTATGGCTGCGCTATAAAGCCTATCCCGTACCCCCGGGCCCCTTGCCTCGGGTCACCGTCATCATCCCGGCTTATAACGAAGGCGCCATGGTGGAAAAATCCATCTACGCCGCAGTCGCCTCCGACTACCCCGCCGATCGGCTGGAAATCATCTGCATCGACGACGGCTCCAAGGACGACACGTGGTCCTATATCGATAAGGCCCGCAAACGCTATCCCAAGCTGATCAAGGCCATCCGCTTCCCCAAAAACCGGGGTAAAAAAGAAGGCCTGTACGCCGGCTTCATCCGGGGCAAGGGCGAGTTCTTTGTCACCATCGACTCCGACAGCGTGATCTCACCCGATACCGTCAAACAGGTCATTGCGCCCATGCTCAACGATCCCAAGATAGGGGCGGTAGCGGGCAACGTCAAGGTCTACAACCGGCTCCGCTGCACCATGGCCCGGATGCTGGCGGTGCGCTTCGTCCTGGCCTTTGATTTCCTGAGGGCCTCCCAATCCATGTACGGCTGCGTCACTTGCACTCCGGGCGCCTTGTCCGCCTACCGGGCCGCGGTGCTCAAACCCGTCCTTAAGGAATGGCGCACCCAAACGTTTATGGGCCTGCCCGCCAACATCGGTGAAGACCGCGCCCTGACCAACTTCGTCCTGCGCCGGGGCTATTATACCTCGTATCAACGCACCGCCGTGGTTCACACCATGGTGCCCGAAACCTACCGGGGCTTATGCCGCATGTACCTGCGCTGGGACCGCAGCAATTTCCGGGAAAACTGGGTCCAGCTCAAGTTCATCTTCAGCAAATACCGGGCGCGCCACCGGGTGCTGCCCATCCTGGATTTCTTTATCACCCAGATCGAGTTTCCCTTAACCTACCTCTTCCTGGGTCTGCTGCTCTTCTCCTTCTGGCTCTACCCCATCGTGGCGCTGAAATTCTTCGCCGGTTTGGGCGTCTTAACCCTGGTTTGGATGTACCACTATATCCACCAGGAACGGGACATGGATTTCGTCTACGGCATCATCTACTCCTACTTCGCCTTCTTCGCCCTCAACTGGGTCCAGCCCTGGGCCTTCCTCACCGTCAGAAACGACCGCTGGCTCACGCGTTAGCACGCGCTTATATATAAGTAGAATAAGGGAGGGGCAGATCTCGAACTATGCCCCTCCCTTCGCGTTCTCGTTCCCAAGTTCACGTCCTCGTTCCCAAGGACCTAAAACCGTAGGGCGGGAAAGCGAAGCGCATCCCGCCTTTATACTCCTCGTTCCCAAGCGCAAGCCTTGGGAACGCTCCTGCGTATGGGCATGCCCTGCCCCCAAGACGTAGGGTGCGAAAGCGAAGCGCATCCAGCCTTACTGGCTGCCCCCCAAGAGCGCTCCAAAAAACGAGACCACCCAGGGATAAACGCTGCTCCATGCACCCACCCCGAAAATTCCAAGGAGGCAATTTCTTCATGGATCGTCCGAAATTAATGTGGCTATATAAGGCAGGCGACAAGGTTAGTTGGATCGATAACGGCAATCTTTTAAGCCTAAATAAATAACGAAGATAATATAGATCACAATAATTCAATAAATCTTCAACAATTTATTCAAGCTATGTTTAACGTTAACTACATTTAACTTAATAGACGTATTCAATTAATTATTATGACTTCGCACTTCTCTCCTCATGAAGGTAATTACATTCCGAACGTAACTCTAAAAATAATTCTATTGATCTTGAGAGTTGTTCATTCGTCAAGATAGCATCCGGGAATCCATCTGAACTTCTTTCAAGTTTCATTATCAAATCATCGACATGTACCAAGGATGCAGACAAAGTACGCAAGAGATCATTTATTAACCCTCGAATAATAGATGAATGATTTTCCATTTGATAACCTTTAATCCAGCGAAATAAAACGCTATGATATTTAATAAATTAATAAAAATTATCATTATCTTAAATGGAAAATTATTAAGAGAAAAAAAAGAGGGCACTTACCTTTTTGAGAGGAGCGTCCCTCGATCTAAGATTTTTTATTCTGGCCAGCCATAGAGACTCTCCCCATCCTTAGGGATGCACTGACAGAATGGTTTTTATCTTAACTATGCTTTAACCTATTTATTGTCATTTAGACTTTTCCTAATTATGGCTTCCGATTATCCTTAGGTCTATTAGGGTTTCCCTAATTATGACTTCTGAATACCCTTAAATCAATTTATGAAGTTTATTTCTTGAAAAAGGTAGTTTATTGCTATGTTTAATATTAATCATTATGTATCTGATTTATATAGAGAAATAGCATTAGCTTATTTCGAAACTTCTTGAACGGGGGAGTGACAGTCTCCATCGCACGTTTTTGTTTTTAAATGATGAGCCCGAATTCAAGTCATGGGGAAGGTGCTGG from Desulfobaccales bacterium encodes:
- a CDS encoding UXX-star (seleno)protein family 1; translation: MTTEITIFGKKTUPFTRKAREAKTKEGLTVIYRDVQEDAQALAEMLELTDGNRRVPVLVQGEKLSIGFGGS
- a CDS encoding glycosyltransferase family 2 protein — encoded protein: MRTTTSAFPWTQVKWRSKEEQRVQTIDLALKILVPLILSVCLVVALKVGSFNGYINLLSRQSFGSPLMALGAGFTLIYLAFQLVRTVLWLRYKAYPVPPGPLPRVTVIIPAYNEGAMVEKSIYAAVASDYPADRLEIICIDDGSKDDTWSYIDKARKRYPKLIKAIRFPKNRGKKEGLYAGFIRGKGEFFVTIDSDSVISPDTVKQVIAPMLNDPKIGAVAGNVKVYNRLRCTMARMLAVRFVLAFDFLRASQSMYGCVTCTPGALSAYRAAVLKPVLKEWRTQTFMGLPANIGEDRALTNFVLRRGYYTSYQRTAVVHTMVPETYRGLCRMYLRWDRSNFRENWVQLKFIFSKYRARHRVLPILDFFITQIEFPLTYLFLGLLLFSFWLYPIVALKFFAGLGVLTLVWMYHYIHQERDMDFVYGIIYSYFAFFALNWVQPWAFLTVRNDRWLTR
- a CDS encoding septum formation initiator family protein — encoded protein: MTSPSATVETQKVGGGYKLLGWIALPLGVVLVLVLFSHRGLYQMYSLGHERQRLEKENARLAAENARLARTIDRLQHDPVLIQDLIRQELNFVKKNEIIFQFPPEKPAVAPLDPASGSIDPASTQVQTISARKVVKSQWVSPPADGPKNKRASRRRE
- the efp gene encoding elongation factor P; the protein is MYSTAEFKKGLKVEMDGIPYTIVDFQHVKPGKGGAFVRTKLKSLLSGRVIDQTFRSGEKVKKPDLVERDMQFLYREGDRFSMMDNENYDQIMLTEEQVGEARLYLIDNLDVKVLFFNQQPVGVEIPMFVELEVTQTEPGLKGDTAAGGTKPATLESGAAILVPLFINEGDRVKVDTRTGNYIERVK
- a CDS encoding cyclic nucleotide-binding domain-containing protein gives rise to the protein MEAPKKPTGAVEAGLKLCQLGHEVNVPAGTRLVSQGETPEFFYVIQAGSVRVFRETSEGIRTELTELRAGSYFGEVALVTGRPRTASVEAAVDSKLIKVSKEEFDRLLDQNPQLSRHIIQQLADWLVAGDSRLETETVHQVKLRQVSYFDYVLMMGLSLILALVFNIYNDNRIPLIHGWGLPAVPEITTDQAVALAREHKAIFVDARKTAFYAQEHIKGAQNLPEILFDIMFPMFQFTLEQTPGDMDKTLIVYGGTLSRRMDVDLARLLISKRLKHVVVMQDYGAWTKVFPIEKKSPQPAPTMPLGLPGLLEWIPVSMFLLILIPPIRRSPYLAMFCRVLLGAIFISFALSKILRPAVFALNVVDYDMMPWFGVNLWSLALPWAELVCGLFLILGIRTRAAATLIAAMNIIFIVGLVNAILHHMPINCGCVGEVGEPVNWLKVMKNTGMVIMCIQIYLYDRFFVLDRGGFILRDRKI